The genomic segment CGCCTTCCGTAAAAGGTTCCGTGGCGGCTTTCCTGATTGGATGTGCCATTACCGGAATCATACAGGTGGCCATCATCCAGTACAGCATGAAAGCGGCCGGCTTGTTTGACATCATGTTTGTGAACAGCTTCGGCATGCCGTTCTTCTCTGGCTTTACGGTGTATTTTATTCTGATCGCTTTGTTGGTAGCCATCGGGCTGCGGTTCAAACCCGGTGTATCAAAAACGGCAATCATTCTATGGACGGCCGGCTTTTTCTTACTGGCCTTCCTGCCTTTTGCCTTTGGTGGCACCATGGCCGCTGTAAAGATCATTTTGCTGCTGATTGTAGGTGCGGTGCTGGGATACTTTATTCGGCCAACAGCGCTTAAGATCATGAAACTCTTTTTATGGTGCTTTTCCTTTATGATGCTGGGCTATTTCATGTATTTCACCAATATCATACGAAGCAGCGCCAACCCGGCCATCGACATGAATAATGTAGACAATCCCATTAACCTCGTTTATTACCTCAGCCGGGAGCAATACGGAACACAACCTCTGTTTTATGGAGCTCACTACGCCGCAGAAGTAGACTATGACGAAAACGGCAGCCCCTATGACCAGGGGGAAATGAAATATGTAAAAGGGGAAAACAAATATATCCCCATCGGAAGAGACAGAAGTGTACGTTACAAGAGCTCCGACAAACAATTATTTGTACGGATATGGGACTCAAGCAACGAACAGGGACACGCCGATTTCTATGCCGATTGGCTGGGACTGGCCAAACCTGACCCCAATACCGGGCAGGGATCGTATGGCGCCCCCAGCTACGCCGATAACATCAACTGGTTTATGAGCTACCAGACCAGTTTTATGTACATGCGTTACTTTATGTGGAATTTTGCTGGCAAACAGAACGATCTGCAGGGCTATGGCAATAAAAGAGACGGAAACTGGATCTCCGGTATTTCAATCATGGACAATGCCCGCTTGGGCGACCAGGGCCAGTTGCCGGAAAGCTTAAAACAAAACAAGGCACATAATGTCCTTTACATGCTGCCTTTTGTATTGGGCATCATCGGATTCGTATATCAGTTTCTGAAAAACCGGAAAGACTGGGTGGTTACCTTCCTGTTATTCTTCTTTACCGGTATGGCGATTGTGCTGTATTTGAATCAGCCGGGTAATCAGCCGCGTGAACGGGATTATGCCTATGTAGGTTCTTTCTATGCTTTTGCGATATGGATCGGTTTATCAGTGGTAGCCCTGCTGCGTTCCGCGCTCGAAAAGGAAGACAAGGAATCCTTTCAGAAACTACTGGTATACGGGGCTTCAGGCACCTTCCTGATCACCGCGCTCAGCAGTATGTCCAGCACTTTTGGAGCGATCATCATTGCCAGCCTGGGGGCTGCAGTCATCTATGCTGCTGTGGTATACATTGTTGCATTTGCAGCCCGGGCGCTTTCGTCAGGTGGAAGCAATATCCGAACAGCAAATGTACTGATCGCATTGCTTTGTCTGGCCGTTCCGGGTCTTATGGCCCAGCAGGGATGGAATGACCATGACCGGAGTGAAAAGACCATGGCTCCGGACCTGGCCAAAGATTACCTGGAAAGCTGTGCTCCAAATGCGATCCTGTTTACTTTTGGAGACAACGATACCTACCCGCTCTGGTATGCGCAGGAAGTGGAAAACATAAGGCCCGATATCCGCATCATCAATACCAGTCTTTTGGGTATTGACTGGTACATCAACCAGCTGCGTTATAAAATAAACGATGCCGATTCAGTGGATGTGATCCTGAGCCCGGAACAAATCGAAGGTCATAACCGCGAATACCTGGCATTCCGGCAACCGCAGCCGGGGCAAAACATCGATCCGAATAACGTGTACCCCTTATATGATGTTATCAAAACCTTTATCGGAGCCCGTACCGAAGACCCGGAAACCGGACGTGATGTAGGATCGCCGATCCTGCCTTTCCGCAAATTCTTCGTGCCGGTGAATAAGGACATTGTACACAAAAACGGAACGGCCAACCCAACCGACAGCGTTCCGGACCAATGGGCATTTGAGATCCCCGCATCCAGAAGCGGAATCCAGCGCAATGACCTGATGGTACTCAGCATTATTGCCTCCAACCAGTGGAAACGGCCGGTTTACTTTACAGCCCCTTACGGAGAACTGGGTTTTGGACAAAATCTCAGGAAGGATGGTTTAACCTACCGGCTGGTGCCCTTCACCGTTAAAGCGCCACAGGCCAACTGGATCGTGGATCAGGCCTACCGGCAGATGCGCGCTGGCGGCACTTCCATCCGTGACAACAACGAAGACGTGATGGCCAAAAACCTCCTGACTAAATTTGAATTTGGCGGAGCCAATAAGAAAGGCGTTTACTTTGATGAAGTAAACCGCCAGTACCTGCTGAATATCCGGAGTATTTTTGCGGAAGCCGCCGGAAACCTCGCCGATGCCGGCAAAAAAGAAGAAGCGGTGAAACTGCTGAATAAAGCAGAGGCCGGTATCCTTCCCGAAAACCTGCCCTATGCCATGACCAGCCGCTATAATCAGCACAATCAAACCGGGCTGATGTACGCAGAAGCCTTCTATAAGGCTGGAAAACTGGATATGGCGCGTAAGGTTATTGCATCTATTAAAAAAGACCTGGCCGATCAGCGCAAATACTACAATTATCTCAAGGCAGAAAAGCCGGAATACTTCCAGGGCTTAGCCAATATTGAAGATCCGCTGAACGAGATTACCCAGGCTGCTGCGGAAGCCATCGAATCGCACTACGATCCATTAAAGAAAGGCGAAAAAACGCCGGTACAGGAGCTAATGCCCCAAGAAAACGCGCCTGCAAAGGCTGCTGACAGCGCTGGCAAAAGCGCTGCCTCGGATACCTCAAAAAAATAGGAACAGATTCATACTAATCTCAATCCCCTCCCCTGTGGAGGGGATTTTTTTGCTGCAACCTTTCAACATTCAGAATGTTATAAAAGGGGTAAGTTCCTAACCCAGGCTTATATTCCGGAACTTCCGGCAGCACCAAGTTGTTTTTAGAAAAATAGTTTTACATTTAATATATGAGAGGTATCCAATTCTCCGGGTTCGCTGCTGACAATCAGGGCAAAACCCCGTTTGAAAAAATGCTCGACCTTTTCATGCAATTGCTTACATACACCAGCGGAGATGCTGCAGAAGCGCTTCAATGGCTAAATGAGCTGGATAAGGAATATCAGCTGGGCAATGATGATTACGGAATGGGCGATTTTATAGAAGACCTGAAACAAAAAGGCTATATTACCGAAGACCAGCAAAAAGGCGAAATAAAAATCACTCCCAAAACAGAACAGGGCATCCGGAAAAAAAGCCTGGAGGAAATTTTTGGCAAACTCAAAAAAGCCGGGAAGGGCGATCATAAGACCTTTAAACCCGGCCAGGGGGATGAGCTGAACCCTGAAACCCGGCCCTTCCGTTTTGGAGATATGCTGGAGCAAATCGATTTTACAGAATCCATCCGCAATGCACAGATCAATCATGGCATTGATGCATTCCATATCCGCGAAGATGATCTCAGCATCCGGGAAACTGACTTCAAAACGCAAACCTCCACTGTATTGATGATCGATATTTCTCATTCAATGATCCTTTATGGTGAGGACCGCATCACGCCCGCCAAAAAAGTAGCCATGGCGCTAAGCGAGCTGATCACAACCCGGTATCCCAAAGACACACTGGATATTGTGGTATTTGGCAATGACGCCTGGCCGGTAGAAATAAAAGATCTGCCTTACCTGCAGGTGGGGCCTTATCACACCAATACGGTGGCCGGACTGGAACTGGCAATGGATCTTTTACGGCGCAGAAAAAATCCAAACAAACAGATCTTTATGATTACCGACGGGAAGCCCACCTGCCTCAAGATCGGAAAGCGATACTATAAAAACAGTTTTGGTTTAGACCGCAAAGTGGTGAACCGTTGCATGAACCTGGCCGCCGCAGGTAAAAAATTAAAGATCCCGATTACCACCTTTATGATCGCAACGGATCCCTACCTGCAGCGCTTTGTTCAGGAATTTACAGAGATGAACCATGGTAAGGCCTATTTTGCTTCACTCGACAACCTCGGTTCCTTTATTTTTAAGGATTTTGAAAGCGGCCGGTCAAAGACCGTGTTTTAAACGTATTCTTCCCACAACATTTCACCAATACATTTCACTAAACACTTCTTACTAAAATATTCACTCGTGATTAAAACATTAGGCGCACTAAAAGCATCCGGATATCAATCAAAGTCTATTAAGGAAGAAATCAGGCAGAATTTAATAAAGAAACTGCAGACAGGCGACACCTCCTTCCCCGGGATCGTGGGGTACGAAGATTCGGTTATCCCCGAAACGGAGCGGGCCCTGCTGAGCAAACACAATATCCTTTTTCTGGGCTTACGCGGCCAGGCCAAAACCC from the Niabella agricola genome contains:
- a CDS encoding glycosyltransferase family 117 protein — protein: MNFRKVNNLTGWVVFAIATLTYSLTREARGSLWDCGEFVATAYKLQMAHPPGAPMFSLLGRIFILLFGDNPQTAANAVNFMSALVSAATILFLFWTITHFARKMFAGSGESLTGQQIFTVMTAGTVGALAYTFTDSFWYSAVEGEVYALSSFFTGLVFWAMLKWEHADELAGADEDARARSDRWIVFLFFMMGLSIGVHLLNLLTIPAIVMIYYYRRYTPSVKGSVAAFLIGCAITGIIQVAIIQYSMKAAGLFDIMFVNSFGMPFFSGFTVYFILIALLVAIGLRFKPGVSKTAIILWTAGFFLLAFLPFAFGGTMAAVKIILLLIVGAVLGYFIRPTALKIMKLFLWCFSFMMLGYFMYFTNIIRSSANPAIDMNNVDNPINLVYYLSREQYGTQPLFYGAHYAAEVDYDENGSPYDQGEMKYVKGENKYIPIGRDRSVRYKSSDKQLFVRIWDSSNEQGHADFYADWLGLAKPDPNTGQGSYGAPSYADNINWFMSYQTSFMYMRYFMWNFAGKQNDLQGYGNKRDGNWISGISIMDNARLGDQGQLPESLKQNKAHNVLYMLPFVLGIIGFVYQFLKNRKDWVVTFLLFFFTGMAIVLYLNQPGNQPRERDYAYVGSFYAFAIWIGLSVVALLRSALEKEDKESFQKLLVYGASGTFLITALSSMSSTFGAIIIASLGAAVIYAAVVYIVAFAARALSSGGSNIRTANVLIALLCLAVPGLMAQQGWNDHDRSEKTMAPDLAKDYLESCAPNAILFTFGDNDTYPLWYAQEVENIRPDIRIINTSLLGIDWYINQLRYKINDADSVDVILSPEQIEGHNREYLAFRQPQPGQNIDPNNVYPLYDVIKTFIGARTEDPETGRDVGSPILPFRKFFVPVNKDIVHKNGTANPTDSVPDQWAFEIPASRSGIQRNDLMVLSIIASNQWKRPVYFTAPYGELGFGQNLRKDGLTYRLVPFTVKAPQANWIVDQAYRQMRAGGTSIRDNNEDVMAKNLLTKFEFGGANKKGVYFDEVNRQYLLNIRSIFAEAAGNLADAGKKEEAVKLLNKAEAGILPENLPYAMTSRYNQHNQTGLMYAEAFYKAGKLDMARKVIASIKKDLADQRKYYNYLKAEKPEYFQGLANIEDPLNEITQAAAEAIESHYDPLKKGEKTPVQELMPQENAPAKAADSAGKSAASDTSKK
- a CDS encoding vWA domain-containing protein → MRGIQFSGFAADNQGKTPFEKMLDLFMQLLTYTSGDAAEALQWLNELDKEYQLGNDDYGMGDFIEDLKQKGYITEDQQKGEIKITPKTEQGIRKKSLEEIFGKLKKAGKGDHKTFKPGQGDELNPETRPFRFGDMLEQIDFTESIRNAQINHGIDAFHIREDDLSIRETDFKTQTSTVLMIDISHSMILYGEDRITPAKKVAMALSELITTRYPKDTLDIVVFGNDAWPVEIKDLPYLQVGPYHTNTVAGLELAMDLLRRRKNPNKQIFMITDGKPTCLKIGKRYYKNSFGLDRKVVNRCMNLAAAGKKLKIPITTFMIATDPYLQRFVQEFTEMNHGKAYFASLDNLGSFIFKDFESGRSKTVF